Proteins encoded within one genomic window of Phaeodactylum tricornutum CCAP 1055/1 chromosome 27, whole genome shotgun sequence:
- the NTT3 gene encoding nucleotide transporter 3 (Similar to bacterial and plastidic nucleotide transporters (NTTs)) → MVRRHDPFPMQSAEAQKLARDLENSSGGSGEPGSEDWNRMSTDTGTNPSRSAAEDSESRNAAGQSLVSGGRSNNKKKKNARTNRNTGDNDDDLLSDDDSDTEQEDDFLDRPLWESRPGNRTWSRMLRALENIYQRLYGDQLPPSEMLRTLCLATTLFFMIGGYWLLRSLKDPVLTALCGVSVIPKAKMLSVVVVLAVVSVYNHFLDSDIPRHKLFYIFGTFYFGLFSLIAALLMHPTLGLANQQPNPMRVLGWISYCSIESFGSVMVSLFWSFANSNISLETAKASYGVMVATAQLGSILGPTVVNAYAATWGVAKCYAVGAVCMLLLQGTMYGYIRVYGTIERNAASAAATAAKAASKQKPKADILEGLKLFWKHHYIKGIFAISCLFMVEVTIVDFTLKVLARDFFAEEHPCEIGMSCYADNGDHGMSEAATAAFTTFMGLFGQATNTLSFLLSLFGTSAVIRYLGLRLTLLLFPSLCLAVIIFVRFRPTLYVVFGAMITLKACSYALNNPTKEMLYQPTSSAVRYKAKSWIDIFGARGSKAMGSVVTNAFSDSATRLVANGSLVGMAVASFLIWNATFMGRKFDEYTESGYVVGEGFPEEAGEAHLELATSQNEEDTSCAIYDDAETGAAEEGQEDGRESGNHDDDREDTNVDDKRKPKVMMV, encoded by the exons ATGGTGCGCCGTCACGATCCGTTTCCGATGCAATCTGCCGAGGCCCAAAAGCTGGCTAGAGATTTAGAAAACTCTTCCGGCGGTAGTGGGGAGCCCGGCAGCGAAGATTGGAACCGAATGTCTACCGACACTGGAACGAATCCATCCCGCTCCGCTGCGGAGGATTCCGAAAGTCGCAATGCGGCAGGGCAGAGTCTCGTGAGCGGCGGGCGatccaacaacaagaagaaaaagaacgcACGGACCAACAGGAACACGggcgacaacgacgacgaccttctgagtgacgacgacagtgaTACGGAACAggaagatgatttcttggaCCGTCCCTTGTGGGAGTCGCGTCCAGGAAATCGCACGTGGAGTCGTATGCTGCGTGCTCTCGAAAACATCTACCAACGATTGTACGGAGATCAATTGCCTCCGAGTGAAATGCTGCGCACATTGTGTCTCGCTACCACGCTCTTTTTTATGATCGGTGGATACTGGTTACTGCGATCCCTCAAAGATCCCGTTCTCACGGCTCTCTGCGGCGTGAGTGTCATTCCCAAGGCAAAAATGCTCTCCGTGGTAGTCGTCCTCGCCGTAGTTTCCGTTTACAACCATTTTCTTGATTCCGATATTCCCCGACACAAACTCTTTTACATTTTTGGAACCTTTTACTTTGGTCTTTTCTCGCTCATTGCAGCTTTGTTGATGCATCCCACCTTGGGACTCGCCAATCAACAACCCAACCCAATGCGCGTTCTGGGTTGGATCAGCTACTGCTCGATCGAAAGCTTCGGTTCCGTCATGGTCAGTTTGTTTTGGAGTTTTGCCAATTCCAACATTTCTCTCGAAACCGCCAAGGCCAGTTACGGTGTCATGGTCGCAACGGCACAACTGGGTAGTATTTTGGGTCCGACCGTCGTTAACGCCTACGCCGCGACGTGGGGCGTCGCCAAGTGTTACGCCGTCGGGGCCGTCTGCATGCTCCTCCTGCAGGGCACCATGTACGGTTACATTCGTGTCTACGGAACGATCGAGCGCAATGCCGCCAgtgccgccgccaccgccgccaaggcggcCTCGAAACAGAAACCCAAGGCGGATATATTGGAAGGACTCAAACTCTTTTGGAAACACCATTACATCAAAGGAATTTTCGCCATTTCGTGTCTGTTCATGGTGGAAGTCAC GATTGTCGACTTTACGCTTAAAGTGTTGGCGCGCGACTTTTTTGCCGAAGAGCATCCTTGCGAAATAGGGATGAGTTGCTACGCGGATAACGGTGATCACGGCATGTCTGAAGCCGCTACGGCCGCTTTTACGACTTTCATGGGTCTTTTTGGGCAAGCCACCAAtacactttcctttctgCTCAGTCTCTTTGGTACTTCGGCAGTCATTCGATATTTGGGCTTGCGCTTGACCCTGCTTCTATTCCCATCGCTCTGCTTGGCCGTTATAATTTTTGTCCGATTTCGGCCGACGCTCTACGTGGTGTTTGGGGCCATGATTACACTGAAAGCCTGCTCGTACGCACTCAACAATCCTACCAAAGAAATGTTGTACCAGCCCACAAGTTCAGCTGTCCGCTACAAGGCCAAATCTTGGATCGATATTTTCGGAGCACGGGGTAGTAAAGCGATGGGTTCGGTAGTGACCAACGCCTTTTCCGATAGTGCCACTCGACTAGTCGCCAACGGCAGTTTGGTCGGCATGGCCGTGGCTTCCTTTTTAATATGGAATGCCACCTTTATGGGGCGCAAGTTCGACGAGTACACCGAGTCTGGGTATGTGGTAGGGGAAGGATTTCCGGAAGAAGCTGGTGAAGCGCATCTGGAGCTCGCGACGAGTCAAAACGAAGAAGACACGAGCTGTGCAATTTATGATGATGCCGAGACGGGTGCTGCAGAAGAAGGGCAAGAAGACGGACGCGAGAGTGGCAATCATGATGACGATAGGGAGGATACAAACGTCGACGACAAACGAAAACCAAAAGTAATGATGGTATAA
- a CDS encoding predicted protein: MSVDMSPFLWIAVLGGICGFGYGFFIGANDVANAFASSVSSKSVTLKQAVIIASIFEFSGAFFLGASVTGTIRSKIIDINLYIDEPELLMFGMFTSLLSAVIMLAIATRFGLPVSTTHDIVGCIMGFSIAAKGFDSVDWDVARKLFMSWVASPLISGCVAAFLFGMVKYFVMKTDNPYQRAYYTFPIVLTIGLGIDIFYILYKASSNFSGFSDKLELYWVLPTSFGIGLFAGILWIFVFGPCAKKPEDRKASNSREEIHDLDDSGHPMKESTDEPSSEEKSPSTIVDNLKLLSKKFGDSTYNQDLHAQSMHENPRTAEIWEQGEVYDPDAEMLFSYVQVFTACLNSFAHGANDVSNTIAPLSAIIQLYQDGVVEKKSEVQKWVLAYGGIAIVLGLALYGYRVMKSVGYKLTRLSPSRGASAELAASLTVVTASFLSIPVSSTQCIVGAVSGVGLIGGWKNVQWLFLARVCVGWVVLFFVAVLLSAGVFSFGAFSPSA; this comes from the exons ATGAGCGTTGACATGagtccttttctttggataGCCGTCCTCGGAGGTATCTGTGGCTTTGGTTACGGGTTCTTTATCGGCGCGAACGACGTTGCAAacgcttttgcttcttccgtgTCCTCCAAGTCTGTAACTTTGAAGCAAGCCGTCATCATCGCTAGTATCTTCGAGTTTTCGGGGGCCTTTTTTCTCGGAGCTTCTGTTACGGGTACAATTCGATCCAAGATTATCGACATCAACCTCTACATTGACGAGCCTGAGCTTCTCATGTTCGGTATGTTCACGTCCTTGCTCTCGGCCGTCATTATGTTGGCCATCGCGACACGATTCGGTCTCCCCGTGTCCACTACGCACGACATTGTTGGCTGCATCATGGGCTTTTCAATTGCCGCCAAAGGCTTCGACTCGGTAGACTGGGATGTGGCTCGCAAGCTGTTCATGTCGTGGGTCGCATCGCCTTTGATCTCGGGTTGTGTTGCTGCCTTTCTGTTTGGAATGGTCAAATATTTTGTAATGAAGACGGACAATCCCTACCAGCGAGCCTACTACACCTTCCCCATTGTTCTTACGATTGGACTCGGTATTGATATCTTCTACATTCTGTACAAGGCGAGTTCCAATTTTTCGGGATTTTCTGACAAACTCGAGCTGTACTGGGTTCTTCCTACATCCTTTGGTATTGGTCTCTTTGCTGGTATCTTGTGGATCTTCGTATTTGGTCCTTGCGCCAAGAAGC CTGAGGATCGCAAAGCGTCAAACAGCCGCGAGGAGATTCACGATCTCGATGACAGCGGGCATCCCATGAAGGAGTCGACCGACGAACCAAGTTCAGAAGAAAAATCGCCCTCGACCATCGTCGATAACCTCAAGCTCTTGTCTAAAAAATTTGGAGATTCTACTTACAACCAAGATCTCCATGCTCAGTCTATGCATGAGAATCCCCGCACAGCCGAGATTTGGGAGCAGGGTGAAGTCTACGACCCGGATGCAGAAATGCTCTTTTCATACGTCCAGGTCTTCACTGCTTGCCTAAACTCTTTTGCCCACGGTGCCAATGACGTGTCCAACACGATTGCTCCTTTGAGTGCCATTATCCAGCTCTACCAGGATGGTGTTGTTGAGAAGAAATCGGAAGTTCAAAAGTGGGTTCTCGCTTATGGAGGCATTGCCATTGTTCTCGGTCTCGCTCTCTACGGATACCGTGTAATGAAGTCGGTCGGCTACAAACTGACTCGCTTGTCCCCTTCGCGCGGCGCTTCAGCCGAGCTTGCCGCTTCGTTGACAGTTGTGACCGCTTCTTTTCTCTCGATTCCAGTGTCGTCGACCCAGTGCATCGTTGGCGCCGTCTCGGGGGTTGGTTTGATTGGCGGCTGGAAGAATGTCCAGTGGCTCTTCCTTGCCCGTGTTTGTGTTGGATGGGTCGTGCTGTTCTTTGTCGCGGTGTTGCTCTCGGCTGGggtcttttcctttggagCTTTTTCCCCCTCTGCCTGA
- a CDS encoding predicted protein, producing the protein MAYEDVEADSEYWYPTHNSLLTKIRVWVSVKGYGNSDGASKGILGGLSDGNDKGCKDGEANGIPNAFNNGAIEGFDDSVADVALEGTPDDKALELPGGDEDF; encoded by the exons ATGGCATACGAAGACGTCGAAGCGGATTCCGAGTACTGGTATCCTACGCACAATTCACTTTTAACG AAGATTAGGGTTTGGGTCAGCGTAAAGGGATATGGAAATAGCGACGGGGCTTCCAAAGGCATACTGGGCGGCCTTTCCGACGGCAATGACAAAGGTTGCAAGGACGGTGAAGCCAATGGAATACCCAACGCTTTCAACAACGGTGCAATCGAAGGATTTGACGACAGCGTAGCCGACGTTGCGCTCGAAGGCACTCCCGATGACAAGGCACTGGAACTACCTGGAGGTGATGAGGACTTTTGA